In Calonectris borealis chromosome 22, bCalBor7.hap1.2, whole genome shotgun sequence, one genomic interval encodes:
- the LOC142091646 gene encoding olfactory receptor 10A7-like gives MNHTEKVGRSNCTTVTMFILLGLFRHTELQILFFFMFLLIYTITIIGNSLIIIVTVHPSFYTPMYFFLRVLSFVDICTTSVIVPKMLVNFLSQDKSISYIGCAAQLYFLIFLAAAECYLLVAMAYDRYVAICNPLRYTIMMNRKVCFSLVLLSFLTGNVVSVVQTAWVFTLPFCGPNKINYFFCDISPLIILLCTETSLYEIQATTTTVLVIFTPFSLILLSYIFIISRILTMPSAKGRYKTFCTCSSHLLVVMLYYGSGSLIYLRPKFSYPQDTKKLLALVYTTITPMLNPIIYSLRNKDVKRILRTMIRKVRKR, from the coding sequence ATGAACCATACAGAAAAAGTTGGTAGAAGCAACTGCACCACAGTGACCATGTTCATTCTCCTGGGCCTCTTCAGACATACTGAACTGCagatcttgtttttcttcatgtttctccTGATTTACACTATTACTATCATTGGGAACAGCCTTATCATCATTGTCACAGTTCACCCATCCTTTTATACACCCATGTACTTTTTTCTCAGGGTCCTCTCCTTCGTGGATATTTGTACTACTTCAGTTATTGTACCCAAGATGTTAGTGAATTTTCTGTCACAGGACAAGAGCATTTCCTACATaggctgtgctgcccagctgtacTTCCTGATTTTTCTAGCAGCTGCTGAGTGCTATCTTCTTGTTGCTATGGCCTATGACCGTTACGTGGCCATTTGCAACCCCCTGAGATACACAATTATGATGAACAGAAAGGTTTGTTTTTCCCTAGTCCTGCTGTCTTTCCTCACTGGTAATGTTGTCTCGGTGGTGCAAACTGCTTGGGTGTTCACATTGCCATTTTGTGGGCCTAACAAGATTAACTATTTCTTCTGTGATATCTCACCGCTTATTATACTTTTGTGTACTGAAACATCTCTGTATGAAATTCAGGCCACAACAACCACAGTATTGGTCATTTTCACCCCATTTTCTCTCATCCTTCTGTCCTACATCTTCATCATCTCCAGGATTTTGACCATGCCCTCTGCAAAGGGAAGATACAAGACCTTCTGCACCTGTTCTTCCCATCTCCTAGTAGTGATGCTGTACTATGGGAGTGGCAGCCTGATTTACCTAAGACCCAAGTTCAGCTATCCACAAGATACTAAAAAATTGCTGGCTTTAGTGTACACAACCATAACTCCCATGTTGAATCCCATTATTTACAGCTTGAGAAATAAGGATGTGAAAAGGATTTTAAGAACAATGATAAGGAAGGTGAGGAAAAGGTAA